In Synechococcus sp. RS9909, one genomic interval encodes:
- a CDS encoding NADH-quinone oxidoreductase subunit J, giving the protein MTIAASTQLICFVALAAVVVIGALGVVLLSNIVYSAFLLGGVFLAVAGLYLLLNASFVAAAQVLVYVGAVNVLILFAIMLVNKREDLAPIQGLPIRRLLSAGVCAGLFALLVRVVITTPWAVPGPAAIGEGATERIGEHLFTDYLLPFELASVLLLMAMIGAIVLARRDVQSTDLGTGAVADQGLIEKARTPLLVDQGPS; this is encoded by the coding sequence ATGACGATCGCAGCGTCCACCCAGCTCATCTGTTTTGTTGCCCTTGCTGCCGTGGTGGTGATCGGCGCCCTCGGCGTCGTGCTCCTGAGCAACATCGTCTATTCCGCCTTCCTGTTGGGTGGCGTGTTTCTGGCGGTTGCCGGCCTTTATCTCCTCCTCAATGCCAGCTTCGTGGCTGCGGCCCAGGTGTTGGTTTATGTGGGGGCGGTGAACGTGCTGATCCTGTTCGCGATCATGCTCGTGAACAAACGGGAAGACCTGGCGCCGATTCAGGGTCTGCCGATTCGGCGGCTGCTCTCCGCCGGCGTCTGTGCCGGTCTGTTCGCCCTGTTGGTGCGGGTGGTGATCACCACGCCCTGGGCTGTGCCAGGCCCGGCGGCGATCGGTGAGGGGGCGACCGAGCGGATCGGCGAACATCTCTTCACCGACTACCTGCTTCCCTTCGAGCTGGCGTCGGTGTTGTTGCTGATGGCGATGATCGGGGCGATCGTTCTGGCCCGTCGCGATGTGCAGTCCACCGACCTGGGCACCGGCGCCGTCGCCGATCAGGGCCTGATTGAAAAGGCGCGCACACCTCTGCTTGTCGATCAGGGTCCCTCCTGA
- the ndhI gene encoding NAD(P)H-quinone oxidoreductase subunit I — protein MFGFLKQVGDYTRDAVDAARNLTQGLAVTFDHMKRRPVTVQYPYEKLIPSERYRGRIHYELDKCIACEVCVRVCPINLPVVDWVMNKETKKKDLRNYSIDFGVCIFCGNCVEYCPTNCLSMTEEYELAAFDRHSLNYDNVALGRLPTSVTTDPSVQPLRELGYLPAGVIDPHDVPADQPRAGQLPEQVLATLAPLAGADAADGGESSATAPAKEESAE, from the coding sequence ATGTTCGGATTTCTCAAGCAGGTAGGTGACTACACCCGGGATGCCGTGGATGCGGCCCGCAATCTCACCCAGGGATTGGCGGTCACCTTTGACCACATGAAGCGTCGGCCGGTCACGGTTCAGTACCCCTACGAGAAGCTGATTCCATCGGAGCGCTATCGCGGCCGGATCCACTACGAGTTGGACAAGTGCATTGCCTGTGAGGTGTGCGTGCGGGTCTGCCCGATCAACTTGCCCGTCGTCGACTGGGTGATGAATAAGGAAACGAAGAAAAAAGATCTGCGTAACTATTCTATTGATTTCGGTGTTTGTATCTTTTGCGGTAATTGTGTGGAATATTGCCCTACCAACTGCCTTTCGATGACGGAGGAATATGAGCTGGCTGCCTTTGACCGTCACAGTCTCAACTATGACAATGTCGCCCTCGGCCGTCTGCCAACCAGCGTCACCACCGACCCCTCCGTGCAGCCGCTGCGAGAACTCGGCTATCTGCCTGCAGGCGTGATCGATCCCCACGACGTGCCGGCGGATCAGCCCAGGGCCGGTCAGTTGCCGGAGCAGGTTCTGGCCACTCTGGCCCCCTTGGCTGGTGCCGATGCGGCGGATGGTGGAGAATCCTCTGCAACAGCCCCCGCCAAGGAGGAGAGCGCGGAATGA
- the nuoH gene encoding NADH-quinone oxidoreductase subunit NuoH: protein MSPGLDLELSFSEALQGFGLSPQAAHLLWLPLPMLLVLVAAVVGVLVTVWLERKISAAVQQRIGPEYAGALGVLQPLADGLKLLVKEDVIPARADGLLFTLGPVLVVVPVILSWLIVPFGQNLLISNVGVGIFLWISLSSVQPIGLLMSGYASNNKYSLLGGLRAAAQSISYEIPLALSVLAIVMMSNSLSTIDIVDQQTGAGLLSWNVWRQPVGFLIFWICALAECERLPFDLPEAEEELVAGYQTEYAGMKFALFYLGSYINLVLSALLVSVLYLGGWGFPIPVEWLAGWLGQSVDAPVVQVITGTVGIVMTVLKAYLLVFLAILLRWTTPRVRIDQLLDLGWKFLLPLSLVNLLVTAALKLAFPVAFGG from the coding sequence GTGAGTCCAGGTCTGGATCTGGAACTCAGCTTCAGTGAGGCGTTGCAGGGATTCGGGCTGTCCCCCCAGGCGGCCCATCTGCTCTGGTTGCCGCTGCCGATGCTGCTGGTGTTGGTGGCTGCGGTGGTGGGCGTGTTGGTCACCGTCTGGCTGGAGCGCAAGATCTCCGCGGCTGTGCAGCAGCGCATCGGTCCCGAATACGCCGGTGCCCTCGGCGTCCTGCAGCCCCTGGCTGATGGCCTGAAGCTGCTGGTGAAGGAAGACGTGATTCCGGCCCGCGCCGACGGCCTGCTCTTCACCCTCGGCCCCGTGCTGGTGGTGGTGCCGGTGATCCTGTCCTGGCTGATTGTTCCCTTTGGCCAGAACCTGCTGATCAGCAACGTGGGTGTGGGGATTTTTCTCTGGATCTCCCTGAGCAGCGTGCAACCCATTGGCCTGCTGATGAGTGGCTACGCCTCCAACAACAAATATTCACTCCTGGGCGGTCTGCGCGCAGCCGCCCAATCGATCAGTTACGAGATTCCCCTGGCGCTCTCCGTGCTGGCGATCGTGATGATGAGCAACTCGCTCAGCACAATCGACATCGTCGATCAGCAGACCGGCGCCGGGCTGCTGAGTTGGAACGTGTGGCGGCAACCGGTTGGTTTCCTGATCTTCTGGATCTGTGCCCTCGCCGAATGCGAGCGACTCCCCTTCGACCTCCCGGAAGCGGAGGAAGAGCTGGTCGCCGGCTACCAGACCGAATACGCCGGTATGAAATTCGCCCTCTTCTACCTGGGCAGCTACATCAATCTGGTGCTGTCGGCGCTTCTGGTCTCGGTGCTCTACCTCGGAGGCTGGGGCTTCCCGATCCCCGTCGAGTGGCTCGCCGGATGGTTGGGGCAATCCGTTGATGCCCCTGTGGTGCAGGTGATCACCGGCACCGTCGGCATCGTGATGACGGTGCTCAAGGCCTACCTGCTCGTGTTCCTCGCCATCCTGCTGCGCTGGACCACGCCGCGGGTGCGCATCGACCAGCTGCTCGACCTGGGCTGGAAGTTCCTGCTTCCCCTCTCACTGGTGAATCTGCTGGTCACCGCCGCCCTCAAACTCGCCTTCCCCGTCGCCTTCGGGGGCTGA
- a CDS encoding citrate synthase, with product MGVAQNEEIRHEKTGIVFRPGLEGVPATQSAICDIDGQLGRLSYRGYPLEDLAVHSTFLETTYLLIWGELPSPQQLRDFEEEVQMHRRVSFRVRDMMKCFPASGHPMDALQSSAASLGLFYSRRAIDDPQYIYDAVVRLIAKIPTMVAAFQLIRKGQDPIQPRDDLAYSANFLYMLTEREPDPLAARIFDRCLMLHAEHSLNASTFSARVTASTLTDPYAVVASAVGTLAGPLHGGANEDVLAMLEEIGTPANAAAYLDEAMASKRKVMGFGHREYRVKDPRAVILQSLAEEMFARFGHDALYDVARALEEAADTRLGPKGIYPNVDFYSGLVYRKLGIPRDLFTPVFAIARVAGWLAHWREQLGANRIFRPSQIYTGHPLRSWVARESRVPAAGA from the coding sequence GTGGGGGTGGCACAGAACGAGGAGATTCGCCATGAAAAAACCGGGATCGTGTTCAGGCCCGGCCTGGAAGGCGTGCCTGCCACCCAGTCGGCGATCTGCGACATCGATGGCCAGCTCGGTCGTCTCTCCTATCGCGGGTATCCCCTGGAGGATCTGGCGGTTCACAGCACCTTCCTGGAAACCACCTATCTCCTGATCTGGGGCGAGCTTCCTTCGCCGCAGCAACTGCGGGACTTTGAAGAGGAAGTTCAGATGCACCGGCGCGTCAGTTTCCGGGTGCGCGACATGATGAAGTGCTTCCCGGCCAGCGGTCATCCGATGGATGCGCTGCAGTCGAGTGCGGCATCCCTGGGGCTCTTCTATTCCCGCCGGGCGATTGATGATCCCCAATACATCTACGACGCCGTGGTGCGGTTGATCGCCAAGATCCCCACGATGGTGGCTGCGTTCCAGCTGATCCGGAAGGGGCAGGATCCGATTCAGCCGCGGGATGACCTGGCCTACTCGGCCAATTTCCTATACATGCTCACCGAGCGGGAACCGGATCCGCTGGCGGCCCGCATCTTTGATCGCTGCCTGATGCTGCACGCCGAGCACAGCCTGAATGCGAGCACCTTCAGTGCCCGGGTCACCGCCAGCACCCTCACCGACCCCTATGCCGTGGTGGCCTCGGCCGTCGGCACGCTGGCCGGCCCCTTGCACGGTGGTGCCAATGAGGATGTGCTCGCCATGCTCGAAGAGATCGGCACGCCTGCCAACGCAGCCGCCTATCTCGATGAGGCGATGGCCAGCAAGCGCAAGGTGATGGGCTTCGGTCACCGGGAATATCGCGTCAAGGATCCCCGTGCCGTGATCCTGCAGTCGCTGGCGGAAGAGATGTTCGCCCGCTTCGGTCACGATGCGCTCTACGACGTGGCCCGCGCCCTGGAGGAGGCCGCCGACACTCGCCTCGGTCCGAAAGGGATCTATCCCAACGTCGACTTTTACTCCGGCCTGGTGTATCGCAAGCTCGGGATCCCCAGGGATCTGTTCACACCGGTGTTCGCCATCGCCCGGGTCGCCGGCTGGTTGGCGCACTGGCGGGAACAGCTCGGTGCCAATCGCATTTTTCGTCCATCGCAGATCTACACCGGCCACCCGCTGCGCAGCTGGGTCGCGCGCGAGAGCCGCGTTCCGGCTGCGGGCGCCTAA
- the sixA gene encoding phosphohistidine phosphatase SixA, which produces MPTSASVDLYLLRHGIAAERVQGADDPERALTRVGQQRALAVMRRLRSLGVQADRLLTSPYRRARQTAELAVQADMAPQLELEPRLQPGGDHRALVTELGGRCLLVGHEPDLSDLAAALVGAPAGSLRLRKAGLCHLHWSRPSVHSFGTARLEALLRPRFLLPGPV; this is translated from the coding sequence GTGCCCACCTCAGCCTCGGTTGATCTCTATCTGCTGCGTCATGGCATCGCCGCCGAGCGCGTTCAAGGGGCGGATGATCCGGAGCGGGCCCTGACCCGGGTCGGTCAGCAACGCGCTTTGGCCGTGATGCGGCGACTGCGCAGTCTGGGTGTCCAGGCGGATCGCCTGCTCACCAGTCCCTATCGCCGGGCCCGGCAGACGGCCGAGCTGGCGGTGCAGGCCGATATGGCGCCCCAGCTGGAACTCGAGCCGCGCCTCCAACCCGGCGGCGACCATCGCGCCCTGGTGACGGAGCTGGGCGGGCGCTGCCTTTTGGTGGGGCACGAGCCGGATCTCAGCGACCTGGCAGCGGCCTTGGTCGGTGCGCCCGCCGGCAGCCTGCGGCTGCGGAAAGCCGGCCTCTGTCATCTGCATTGGTCGAGGCCAAGCGTCCACAGCTTCGGAACAGCGCGCCTCGAAGCGTTGCTGAGGCCACGGTTTCTCCTGCCAGGCCCGGTTTAG